Proteins co-encoded in one Gopherus evgoodei ecotype Sinaloan lineage chromosome 4, rGopEvg1_v1.p, whole genome shotgun sequence genomic window:
- the LOC115651172 gene encoding alpha-1,3-mannosyl-glycoprotein 4-beta-N-acetylglucosaminyltransferase C-like produces the protein MASSNLPGFFGRYPPGSHQDANELKRGGKVTMKTRNLPKTLAWYWRTLPRLFFLLFLFIILFAMMWSQNKEECLKMGKPGLTTFHATAGEQETAGLDAAVCEMPPNQNFTVKEYVIDSLPIPYEYLLGSHPTRKRYLSIGISSIHRKNKYYLMRTIESVFSQSSPEELKEIVLVVYLANNDSTLNKQTAKEIRDGFSSHIDEGNLLVICSSLASYPSLQGLQRNFWDKDQSVQHRSKQNVDYAFLVNFCASFSHYYLMLEDDVVCANGFLSIIQQFIRERMEPWTTVAFSTLGYIGKLYHNEDLPKLARFLLLFYDVMPCDWLLELFHQSKAQKEIITFRPSLFQHIGRISSFHTMETIFKDPEFQEDFGDFGDFPAVSCYTDISVFDDYVPEEVCPPGKGVFWGRNVTSGSSFTIVFETPVILQKLQIYTGSAEYKRDILYSGYVELGTVKIKLNVSATCRIFRRVGDFRNGQFELDNFGQVMGEQIHCLRIQVTDTQKEWLLIRKINIWVKKG, from the exons gaggaAAAGTGACAATGAAAACCCGGAACTTACCAAAGACACTAGCCTGGTATTGGAGAACCTTGCCGAGgttattttttctcttatttcttttcATCATATTGTTCGCCATGATGTGGAGCCAGAACAAAGAAGAGTGTTTAAAAATGGGAAAGCCTGGATTAACGACATTTCAT gccacagctggagagcagGAGACAGCTGGCTTGGACGCTGCTGTTTGTGAGATGCCACCAAATCAAAATTTTACTGTAAAAGAATATGTGATAGACTCTTTACCGATTCCATATGAATATCTCTTAGGCTCTCATCCTACTAGAAAAA GATATTTGTCGATTGGGATTTCCTCCATTCACCGGAAGAATAAATACTATCTAATGAGAACAATTGAGTCCGTTTTTAGTCAGTCTAGCCCAGAGGAGTTAAAAGAGATAGTCTTAGTTGTCTATCTAGCAAACAATGATTCTACTCTAAATAAGCAAACAGCCAAGGAGATTAGAGATGGATTTAGTTCACATATTGATGAAGGAAACCTTCTTGTTATATGCAGCTCTCTAGCCAGTTACCCTTCTTTACAAGGTCTGCAAAGGAACTTCTGGGATAAAGATCAAAGTGTCCAGCACAGATCAAAACAGAACGTGGACTATGCTTTTTTAGTTAATTTTTGTGCCAGCTTCTCACATTATTATCTGATGTTGGAAGATGACGTGGTTTGTGCCAACGGTTTCCTTTCCATAATACAACAATTCATACGTGAACGGATGGAACCCTGGACGACAGTAGCCTTTTCCACATTGGGCTACATAGGGAAACTCTATCACAATGAAGATCTTCCCAAACTGGCACGATTCCTGTTGCTGTTCTATGACGTGATGCCTTGTGACTGGCTCTTAGAACTTTTCCACCAATCCAAAGCACAGAAAGAAATCATTACCTTCAGACCTTCTCTTTTTCAGCACATTGGCAGAATCTCATCTTTTCACACTATGGAAACTATATTCAAAGATCCAGAGTTCCAAGAAGATTTTGGGGATTTTGGAGACTTCCCTGCTGTCTCCTGTTACACAGACATATCAGTGTTTGATGACTATGTGCCTGAGGAAGTTTGTCCACCTGGCAAAGGTGTCTTTTGGGGAAGAAATGTAACATCAGGGAGCTCCTTTACCATTGTTTTTGAAACACCTGTCATTCTCCAGAAGCTTCAGATTTATACGGGATCAGCTGAATACAAACGGGACATTCTGTATTCTGGTTACGTGGAACTGGGCACAGTGAAAATAAAGTTAAATGTTAGTGCAACATGCAGGATTTTCAGAAGAGTGGGAGATTTTCGCAATGGACAATTTGAATTGGACAACTTTGGTCAAGTTATGGGGGAGCAGATTCACTGCCTTCGAATACAGGTAACAGACACACAAAAGGAATGGCTGCtaataaggaaaataaatatttgggtTAAAAAGGGTTGA